The genomic stretch GCGTGAAGTGCGAGCGCAGGTCGCGGGTGATGGAGCAGGTGGCGAAGTCGTACGGAGCCAGGCGCATGGGCCGGCCGACGATCTGGAACACCTCCTGGATGAGCGCGCTCCCCTCGTCGTCGGGCAGCTCGCAGGTGAAGCCCACCTCGCGGCTCAGGGCGAGGATGTCCATGGGCTCCTTGCGCATGGCGTGCAGGAACATGCGCCGGTTGGCGTCCACGAAGTGCGCGCTGAAGCGCTTGATGGAGCCGAAGTCGAGCACGCCCAGGCGCCCATCCTCCAGCACCATGAAGTTGCCCGGGTGGGGGTCGGCGTGCAGGTCGCCCACGGTGAAGAAGGGACCGTAGATGGCGAGGATGAGCTGGCGCGCCACGCGGTAGCGCTCCTCGGCGGAAGGCTGGGAGAGGACCCAGTCCTTGAGGGTGCGGCCGCGCAAGAGCTCCAGGGTGAGCACACGCTGGGTGGTGAGCGAGGAGATGACCTCGGGCACCTTCAGGTCGGGCAGGCGCTCGACGCTCCGGGCGAAGGAGGCACACAGCGTGGCCTCGCGCAGGTAGTCCGTCTCCAGCAGCATCTCGTCGCGCAGCTCGCGGAAGTAGGCGGTGCCGTCGGTGAGCTTCGACGCCTTGGAGATCGTCTTCACCATGAGGCCCAGGTTGTCCATGTCGCCGGAGAGCGTGGCGGCGATGCCCGGGTACTGGACCTTGACGGCCACCGGCCGGCCATCGTGCAGCACGGCGCGGTGCACCTGGCCGAGCGAGGCGGCGGCGAGCGGCGTCTGGGAGAACTCGCGGAAGAGCTTCTCCGGCGCGTCGCCGAGCTCCTCGCGGATGACGCGCTCCACCAGGGCGTAGGGCATGGGGGGCGCCTCGTTCTGGAGCCGGGCGATGACCTGACGCACCTCGGGCGAGAGCATCTCCGTGTCCATGGCCACCGCCTGGCCGATCTTCATCGCCGCGCCCTTCATCTCGCCGAGCGTGGTGACGAGCTTCTCCGCGGCGGACATGCTGAGCAGCTCCGGATCCTGGCCCACGAGCCGTTTGGCGCCGCTCTTGAGGACATCCGCGCTGAGCTGCGCGGAGAGTCCCGCGAGCTTGCGGAAGCGGGTGAACCGACCCTGGGTCGGGAGCTTGTCGTCGTCGGAGGGATTGGAAGCCATGGCAGAACCCGCATCCTAACGGGATGCGGTGGCTTCCGCCGAGTGGCGCATCCTCGCCTGGAGGGCAGTCCAGCGCTTGAGGGCCTCGAGGTGGAGGGGGTCCGCGTGCAGGGCGGCCTCGTAGCAGGCGAGCGCCTCGGACACGCGGCCGGCCGACAGGTAGGCTTCGCCGGAGGCGATGTGCAGGATCGAGTGACCCTCCGTCTCGGGGTGGCGCTCGAAGAAGCGGCGGCGGCACGCCTCCAGGGCGGTGACGGTGAGCCCCGCGGACAGGCAGCGCATCACGCCCTTCACGTTGCGCAGCTCCGCGTCGTACTCCACGCGCCGCTCGGGGTTGCCCAGCACCTGGAGGCACTCGGCCACCCGGGCGAGCACGCGCTGCACGAACGAGCGCTGCGCGTCGGACAACGGCAGGGAGAGCAGGGACTCGAGCCGGGTGCGCGCCTCGCGGGCGTGGGCCCGCACGCTGTCGGCGTCCGCGTCGCGCGGCACGCCCAGCACCGCGTAGCGATCTCCCTGGAGCCGCTGGCGGAAGTCGCGCAGCACGGCCTCGGCGTGGGGCTCATCCGGCGTCGGCGCCGCGGGCGCGGGAGACGTCCCCGTGAGCAGGCGCGAGAAGCGCTGCTGGAAGGCGGGGTTGGCGTCACGCAGCTCCACGCCGAAGCCCGGCGCCATGTTCCACGCCCGGGC from Cystobacter ferrugineus encodes the following:
- a CDS encoding ABC1 kinase family protein, whose protein sequence is MASNPSDDDKLPTQGRFTRFRKLAGLSAQLSADVLKSGAKRLVGQDPELLSMSAAEKLVTTLGEMKGAAMKIGQAVAMDTEMLSPEVRQVIARLQNEAPPMPYALVERVIREELGDAPEKLFREFSQTPLAAASLGQVHRAVLHDGRPVAVKVQYPGIAATLSGDMDNLGLMVKTISKASKLTDGTAYFRELRDEMLLETDYLREATLCASFARSVERLPDLKVPEVISSLTTQRVLTLELLRGRTLKDWVLSQPSAEERYRVARQLILAIYGPFFTVGDLHADPHPGNFMVLEDGRLGVLDFGSIKRFSAHFVDANRRMFLHAMRKEPMDILALSREVGFTCELPDDEGSALIQEVFQIVGRPMRLAPYDFATCSITRDLRSHFTRNAPRFLKIRPPAEAVMFFRSTGGLVQNLRLVGAEGDFTRVYQEVAALL